Proteins encoded by one window of Juglans regia cultivar Chandler chromosome 15, Walnut 2.0, whole genome shotgun sequence:
- the LOC109020058 gene encoding uncharacterized protein LOC109020058 yields MEDEERQEPWEALDVDDSVLSSFFKSADCAFSSPEKPILQRCSRPPLSQTLASQSQKFKSPSPLTSSPRLIPGPAGAVQSAMHRRNRHNQSLLNGEEQPVPTQEYLRRVVENGNPDENDDDFACNPWLCALEFISREGVGTATVPLRSIKNGINGERMAQVIAIIKSCTQNGLGDMMVTLKDPTGTIGASIHHKVFTEGEFGKDISVGAVLVLQKVAVFSPSRSTHYMNVTLSNLVKVISKDSGPPLKQAYPASIKHTAPAPETCEKSWMPRWTFSPSQEVAERTMNSFRQTSELRGSTQSDKDAEKGNAAPQSGCLGNGKSRTQNALKERESLFMRMGFANGMTEVAPRKDTIGIDKENVSSEESNPCKQTEVGNASGNAHGIGETANLIDDQESSGTNGVNKKSQPAVSKTSLPRWTDEQLDMLMAFD; encoded by the exons ATGGAAGACGAAGAACGGCAAGAACCGTGGGAAGCACTAGACGTAGACGATTCTGTTCTCTCCTCTTTCTTCAAATCCGCCGATTGCGCCTTCTCTTCCCCCGAAAAACCCATTCTCCAACGCTGTTCCCGCCCCCCTCTCTCCCAAACCCTAGCTTCTCAATCCCAAAAATTCAAGTCCCCGTCTCCGTTAACTTCCTCGCCGCGACTCATTCCGGGCCCTGCTGGAGCGGTTCAGTCAGCAATGCACCGAAGAAACAGGCACAATCAGAGCTTGTTGAACGGGGAAGAGCAGCCTGTCCCTACTCAGGAGTATCTTAGGAGAGTTGTGGAAAATGGCAACCCTGATGAGAACGATGACGACTTCGCTTGCAATCCTTGGCTTTGCGCTCTGGAATTTATCAGCCGTGAAG GTGTAGGTACTGCCACCGTGCCTTTGAGGTCGATCAAGAACGGGATTAATGGCGAGAGAATGGCTCAG GTTATTGCCATTATCAAATCATGCACCCAAAATGGTCTTGGTGACATGATGGTGACTCTGAAG GATCCAACGGGTACAATTGGTGCCAGCATTCACCACAAAGTTTTTACTGAGGGTGAGTTTGGGAAGGACATATCTGTTGGCGCAGTTTTAGTACTCCAGAAG gTTGCTGTTTTCTCCCCTTCACGCTCTACACATTACATGAATGTAACCCTTAGCAACTTGGTCAAG GTAATCTCGAAGGATAGTGGACCCCCATTAAAACAAGCATATCCTGCATCAATCAAACATACTGCTCCTGCTCCTG AAACATGTGAAAAGTCCTGGATGCCTAGGTGGACGTTTTCTCCATCGCAGGAAGTAGCTGAAAGAACCATGAATAGCTTCCGACAAACTTCTGAGTTGAGGGGAAGTACACAGAGTGATAAGGATGCGGAGAAAGGGAATGCAGCACCTCAAAGTGGCTGCCTTGGCAATGGAAAGAGCAGAACCCAAAATGctttaaaagagagagagtcctTGTTCATGAGAATGGGTTTTGCCAACGGTATGACTGAAGTGGCTCCAAGAAAAGACACCATTGGTATAGATAAAGAAAATGTGTCGAGTGAGGAGTCCAATCCTTGTAAACAGACTGAAGTAGGCAACGCATCCGGCAACGCCCATGGCATTGGTGAAACAGCTAACTTGATTGATGATCAAGAAAGTAGTGGGACAAATGGAGTTAACAAGAAGAGTCAGCCAGCAGTTTCGAAGACTTCACTTCCACGGTGGACAGATGAACAGCTGGATATGCTAATGGCATTTGACTGA
- the LOC109020059 gene encoding protein C2-DOMAIN ABA-RELATED 4-like, which yields MKDHSSTTTSSSLMESLLGLLRIRVKRGVNLAVRDVCSSDPYVVVKMAKQKLKTRVIKKDVNPEWNEDLTLSVTDPNLPVKLTVYDHDTFSKDDKMGDAEFDIKAYIDALRMNLQGLPSGTIISRVQPCRQNSLAEESCIVWNEGKVVQDLCLRLRNVECGEVEIQLQWIDLPGSKGLESM from the exons ATGAAGGATCATTCATCAACGACAACATCGTCGTCCCTAATGGAGAGTTTGCTCGGACTCCTCAGAATCCGGGTCAAGCGTGGCGTCAATCTCGCCGTCCGCGACGTCTGTAGCAGCGATCCATACGTTGTCGTCAAGATGGCCAAACAG AAACTGAAGACACGTGTTATTAAGAAGGACGTTAATCCTGAGTGGAATGAAGATCTAACTCTTTCTGTTACTGACCCTAATCTTCCAGTAAAGCTG ACTGTTTATGACCATGACACATTCAGCAAAGATGACAAAATGGGAGATGCTGAGTTTGACATCAAAGCATACATAGATGCCTTGAGGATGAATTTGCAAGGCCTCCCAAGTGGCACCATAATCTCAAGAGTACAGCCATGCAGGCAAAACTCTCTCGCTGAAGAGAGCTGCATAGTGTGGAACGAGGGCAAGGTAGTCCAAGATCTCTGCCTCAGATTGAGAAATGTGGAATGTGGGGAAGTGGAAATCCAATTGCAATGGATTGATCTTCCTGGTTCAAAGGGTTTAGAAAGTATGTGA
- the LOC109020067 gene encoding probable auxin efflux carrier component 1c: MISLLDFYHVMTAMVPLYVAMILAYGSVKWWKIFTPDQCSGINRFVALFAVPLLSFHFISTNDPYTMNLRFIAADTLQKLIVLAALAVWTKVSKRGCLEWAITLFSVSTLPNTLVMGIPLLKGMYGDFSGSLMVQIVVLQCIIWYTLMLFLFEFRGARLLISEQFPDTAGSIVSIHVDSDIMSLDGRQPLETEAEIKEDGKLHVTVRKSNASRSDIFSRRSQGLSSTTPRPSNLTNAEIYSLQSSRNPTPRGSSFNHTDFYSMMAGGRNSNFGASDVYGLSASRGPTPRPSNYEEDGGVSGKPRFHYHAGTGGAGHYPAPNPGMFSPTGSKNVGANANAKKPNGQAQQKSEDGARDLHMFVWSSSASPVSDVFGGHEYVAHDQKEVRMGASPGKVEGHRETQDYLERDEFSFGNRGLEGEMNNLEAEKVGDGKPKTMPPASVMTRLILIMVWRKLIRNPNTYSSLIGLTWSLVSFRWNIEMPAIVAKSISILSDAGLGMAMFSLGLFMALQPRIIACGNSIAAFAMTIRFLAGPAVMAAASIAVGLKGVLLHVAIVQAALPQGIVPFVFAKEYNVHPDILSTAVIFGMLIALPITLVYYILLGL, from the exons ATGATCTCGCTATTAGATTTCTACCATGTTATGACTGCAATGGTGCCACTTTACGTGGCCATGATCTTAGCCTACGGCTCAGTGAAATGGTGGAAGATCTTCACCCCAGACCAGTGTTCAGGTATCAACCGGTTTGTGGCTCTCTTTGCAGTCCCTCTCCTCTCGTTCCACTTCATCTCCACCAACGATCCGTACACCATGAACTTGAGGTTTATTGCTGCTGATACCCTCCAAAAGCTCATCGTTTTAGCTGCTCTTGCGGTTTGGACTAAGGTGAGCAAAAGGGGCTGCTTGGAATGGGCAATTACTCTGTTCTCAGTCTCAACTCTACCAAACACTTTGGTCATGGGCATCCCTTTGCTCAAAGGAATGTATGGTGACTTTTCTGGAAGTTTGATGGTCCAAATTGTGGTCCTTCAGTGCATCATTTGGTACACTTTGATGCTCTTCTTATTTGAATTCAGAGGCGCCAGATTGCTCATCTCTGAGCAGTTCCCAGACACTGCGGGCTCCATTGTCTCAATCCATGTTGACTCTGACATCATGTCACTTGATGGAAGGCAGCCTCTAGAAACTGAAGCTGAAATCAAAGAAGATGGAAAGCTTCATGTCACTGTAAGAAAATCTAATGCTTCAAGATCAGATATCTTCTCAAGAAGGTCACAAGGTTTGTCATCCACAACTCCCAGACCCTCCAATCTAACCAATGCAGAGATATACTCCTTGCAATCCTCAAGAAACCCCACTCCAAGAGGTTCTAGTTTCAATCACACAGATTTCTACTCCATGATGGCTGGTGGGAGGAACTCAAACTTTGGTGCCTCTGATGTTTATGGCCTCTCAGCGTCACGAGGGCCAACACCAAGGCCTTCGAATTACGAGGAAGATGGTGGCGTCAGTGGCAAGCCGAGGTTCCATTACCATGCTGGCACTGGTGGGGCAGGGCATTACCCCGCACCAAACCCGGGCATGTTCTCACCAACGGGATCAAAAAATGTTGGTGCTAATGCAAATGCAAAGAAGCCAAATGGCCAAGCTCAACAGAAGAGCGAGGATGGTGCTAGGGATCTCCATATGTTTGTTTGGAGCTCTAGTGCTTCTCCTGTTTCAGATGTCTTTGGAGGGCATGAATATGTTGCTCATGATCAGAAAGAAGTGAGAATGGGCGCTTCTCCAGGAAAAG TGGAGGGTCATAGAGAGACTCAGGACTACTTAGAGAGAGACGAGTTCAGCTTTGGGAACAGAGGTTTGGAAGGAGAAATGAACAATCTTGAAGCTGAGAAAGTGGGAGATGGAAAACCCAAAACCATGCCTCCAGCAAGTGTCATGACTAGGCTTATTCTCATCATGGTTTGGAGAAAGCTGATCAGAAACCCCAACACATACTCCAGTTTAATAGGCCTTACTTGGTCTCTAGTCTCATTCAG GTGGAATATTGAAATGCCTGCCATCGTAGCAAAGTCCATTTCCATTCTGTCAGATGCAGGGCTTGGCATGGCTATGTTCAGTCTTG GTCTGTTCATGGCTTTGCAACCGAGGATCATAGCATGTGGGAATTCCATTGCAGCTTTTGCTATGACTATTAGATTCCTTGCAGGTCCAGCTGTCATGGCAGCAGCTTCCATTGCTGTTGGCCTTAAGGGCGTTCTCTTACACGTTGCCATTGTCCAG GCAGCTCTCCCACAAGGAATT
- the LOC118344722 gene encoding translocon at the outer membrane of chloroplasts 64-like translates to MASQSANLWVLLGLGLAGILLVTRKLKKAIREDFGAFIEKLQLLPPPPPLPPKAPHPLTGLTFAVSDVFDIDGHVTGFGHPDWVKTHEKASWTSPAVTALVEGGATCIGKTVVDELAYGISGENKHYGTPTNPAAPERLPGGSSSGAAVAVAANLVDFSLGVDTVGGVRIPAGFCGILGFRPSHGAVSHVGIIPISTSLDTIGWFAKDPNILRRVGHVLLQLPYAVQRSPRQIIIADDCFQLLKISVDRVAQVVIKSTEKLFGRQALKHENVEDYLKSKVPSLKEFHSKKSNGELEISSLRLLANVMQFLRRHEFKCNHAEWISSVKPVLDPAISSQIFGTLEMPDTVFESYKSIRDEMRSAMHSLLKDDGILVIPTIADTSPKLGGKEILSEDYQSRACSLLSIASMSGCCQVTIPLGFHNKCPISVSLIARHGGDRFLLDTVHTMYTSLQEQADTASKPKSSRNVLSKEQSAEIAKEKGNQAFKDMQWQKAIGFYTEAIKLSGTNATYYSNRALAYLELGSYLQAEADCTKAITLDKKNVKAYLRRATAREMLGYYKEAIEDFRYALVLEPTNKRATQSVERLRKLFQ, encoded by the exons ATGGCCTCTCAATCTGCCAACCTGTGGGTGCTGCTGGGATTGGGCTTGGCTGGAATTCTGCTTGTAACGAGAAAGCTCAAGAAAGCCATCAGGGAAGACTTCGGCGCATTTATTGAGAAGCTTCAGCtgcttcctcctcctccaccgcTTCCACCCAAAGCTCCCCACCCTCTCACTGGCCTCACCTTCGCTGTTTCCGACGt ATTTGACATTGATGGACATGTGACTGGATTTGGCCATCCAGACTGGGTGAAGACGCATGAAAAAGCTTCCTGGACATCTCCTGCAGTTACTGCTCTTGTTGAAGGAGGCGCTACTTGCATTGGAAAGACTGTTGTGGATGAACTAGCATATGG TATTAGTGGAGAAAATAAGCATTATGGTACACCCACCAATCCTGCAGCACCCGAAAGATTACCAGGTGGATCCTCTAGTGGGGCTGCTGTGGCTGTGGCTGCTAATCTTGTTGACTTCTCATTGG GTGTTGATACGGTTGGTGGCGTGAGAATACCTGCTGGATTTTGTGGCATTTTAGGATTCCGACCCTCACACGGGGCTGTTTCTCATGTGGGCATTATTCCTATTTCAACAAGCCTTGATACAATTG GATGGTTTGCCAAGGATCCTAATATTCTACGCCGTGTTGGCCATGTGCTGCTGCAACTTCCATATGCAGTTCAACGCAGTCCCAGGCAAATTATCATTGCTGATGATTGCTTTCAACTTTTAAAGATTAGTGTTGACAGAGTTGCTCAGGTGGTCATCAAATCCACCGAGAAGCTTTTTGGAA GACAAGCATTGAAACATGAAAATGTTGAAGACTATCTCAAGTCTAAAGTTCCAAGCTTGAAAGAGTTTCACAGCAAGAAATCAAATGGTGAATTGGAAATTTCTTCCTTGAGATTGCTTGCAAATGTTATGCAGTTTCTTCGCAG ACACGAGTTCAAATGTAATCATGCGGAATGGATTAGTTCGGTAAAGCCTGTTTTGGATCCTGCAATCTCATCACAAATATTTGGAACACTTGAGATGCCAGATACAGTTTTTGAAAGCTACAAATCAATCAGAGATGAAATGCGGTCAGCTATGCACTCCCTTTTGAAG GATGATGGAATTCTGGTAATCCCTACCATTGCTGATACTTCTCCAAAACTTGGTGGGAAGGAGATTTTGTCAGAGGACTACCAGAGCCGTGCATGTAGTTTATTGAGTATTGCTAGCATGTCAGGCTGCTGTCAG GTCACAATACCACTAGGATTTCACAACAAGTGTCCTATTTCAGTATCCTTGATAGCCAGGCATGGGGGTGACCGCTTTTTACTAGATACAGTGCATACCATGTATACATCTCTGCAGGAGCAGGCTGATACTGCTTCCAAACCTAAATCATCTAGAAATGTTCTGAGCAAGGAGCAGTCTGCTGAGATTGCTAAAGAAAAG GGCAACCAAGCATTCAAGGATATGCAGTGGCAGAAGGCTATTGGCTTTTATACAGAAGCTATCAAACTCAGTGGCACTAATGCAACATATTACAGTAATAGGGCTTTAGCATATCTGGAACTAGGGAG TTACCTTCAAGCTGAGGCAGATTGTACTAAAGCTATCACTCTTGATAAAAAG AATGTAAAGGCCTATTTACGAAGAGCCACAGCAAGAGAGATGCTAGGCTATTATAAGGAAGCAATTGAAG ATTTTAGATATGCGCTTGTCCTTGAGCCAACCAATAAAAGAGCAACACAATCCGTTGAAAGATTAAGGAAGCTATTTCAATAG